Proteins from a genomic interval of Mycolicibacterium grossiae:
- a CDS encoding MCE family protein translates to MKRPTFTPLAERNRLAVGAVGIVIVIAIVVASFSYDEIPVIKGTSDHSAYFADAGGIKSGSDVRVSGMSVGRVESTTLEGTKVRVDFTVDDDVALGDRTEAAIKTETVLGTKMLELTARGDGELDGTIPLERTTSPYDLPSALGDLTTTISGLDTHQLSSALTTLADTFRDTPPELKPALDGVARFSDTLNARDAQLRHLLADANQVTGVLAKRSDQIAALVANANALLTEVLAQRDSIDALMTNIAAVSRQISGLVADNRTQLRPAVDKLNGVLKILDDHKQGLQRTLYLLRRYAMSFGEVLGSGPFFKASLVNLLPGQFTQPFIDAAFADLGLDPNVKLPSDLVDPPIGQPGTPPLPMPYPRTGQAGDPRLTLPDAITGNPTDQPCGPPGLPLPGPGCYPQRAPEPAPAPGGPPPGPPAPAPEIPTPYVGPGPVAAPGGP, encoded by the coding sequence GTGAAGCGACCCACGTTCACGCCGCTCGCCGAACGCAACCGGTTGGCCGTCGGTGCCGTCGGCATCGTCATCGTCATCGCGATCGTCGTCGCATCCTTCTCCTACGACGAAATCCCCGTCATCAAGGGGACCTCCGACCATTCGGCCTACTTCGCCGACGCGGGTGGCATCAAGAGCGGCAGCGACGTCCGTGTGTCCGGGATGTCGGTCGGACGGGTGGAGAGCACGACGCTCGAGGGGACCAAGGTACGCGTCGACTTCACCGTCGACGACGACGTCGCCCTCGGCGACCGCACCGAGGCAGCCATCAAGACCGAGACCGTGCTGGGCACCAAGATGCTCGAACTCACCGCACGCGGCGATGGTGAACTCGACGGCACCATCCCGCTCGAGCGCACCACGTCGCCGTACGACCTGCCCAGCGCGCTGGGCGATCTCACCACCACCATCAGCGGGCTGGACACCCATCAACTGTCCTCGGCGCTGACGACGCTGGCCGACACGTTCCGCGACACGCCACCGGAACTGAAGCCGGCGCTCGACGGGGTGGCCCGCTTCTCCGACACCCTCAACGCACGCGACGCGCAGCTGCGCCACCTGCTGGCCGACGCCAACCAGGTGACCGGCGTCCTCGCCAAGCGCAGCGACCAGATCGCCGCGCTGGTGGCGAACGCCAACGCACTGCTCACCGAAGTTCTGGCGCAACGTGATTCGATCGACGCGCTGATGACGAACATCGCCGCGGTGTCCCGGCAGATCTCGGGCCTGGTGGCCGACAACCGCACGCAGCTGCGTCCCGCGGTGGACAAGCTGAACGGCGTGCTGAAGATCCTTGACGACCACAAGCAGGGTCTGCAGCGCACGCTCTACCTCCTGCGTCGCTACGCCATGTCCTTCGGTGAGGTGCTGGGGTCGGGTCCGTTCTTCAAGGCGTCCTTGGTCAACCTGCTCCCCGGCCAATTCACCCAGCCGTTCATCGACGCGGCCTTCGCCGACCTCGGCCTGGACCCCAACGTGAAGCTGCCGTCCGACCTCGTCGACCCGCCGATCGGTCAGCCCGGCACACCGCCGCTGCCGATGCCGTACCCGCGGACCGGCCAGGCCGGTGACCCGCGGCTCACGCTGCCCGACGCCATCACCGGCAATCCCACCGACCAGCCCTGCGGCCCCCCGGGCCTCCCGCTGCCGGGGCCGGGCTGCTATCCGCAGCGCGCGCCGGAGCCGGCGCCCGCGCCGGGCGGTCCGCCGCCTGGGCCGCCGGCTCCCGCGCCGGAGATCCCCACCCCCTACGTCGGGCCCGGGCCCGTCGCCGCGCCCGGAGGACCGTGA
- a CDS encoding MCE family protein produces MRKKGTLRAIARVALFTGMCFVFMFALVTVFGQFRFDTTNGYRAEFANVSGLKGGNFVRIAGVEVGKVTSMSLNRDGTVSLEFDVDRSITLTEGTRAVVRYENLIGDRYLALEEGAASGRKLQPGQTIPLARTAPALDVDVLIGGFRPLFRALDPDQVNALSGQLLQVFQGQGGTIASVLSQTSALTSTLAGRDQLIGEVITNLNTVLDTFARRDGEFAEGLDQLSSLVQGLSDRKSDIATGTAYIDAAAGSVADLLADAREPIKEAVTQTDRFAGQIEADHQYVDDLVRTLPDAYQVLARQGLYGDYFGFYLCDAVLKVNGKGGQPVFVKVAGQPTGRCTPK; encoded by the coding sequence ATGAGGAAGAAGGGGACGCTGCGCGCGATCGCCCGCGTCGCGCTGTTCACCGGAATGTGCTTCGTCTTCATGTTCGCGCTGGTGACGGTGTTCGGACAGTTCCGCTTCGACACGACGAACGGCTACCGTGCCGAGTTCGCCAACGTGTCCGGTCTCAAAGGCGGCAACTTCGTGCGCATCGCCGGGGTCGAGGTCGGCAAGGTGACGTCGATGTCGCTCAACCGCGACGGCACCGTGTCGCTCGAGTTCGACGTCGACCGGTCCATCACCCTGACCGAGGGCACCCGTGCCGTCGTGCGCTACGAGAACCTGATCGGCGACCGGTACCTCGCCCTCGAGGAAGGCGCCGCGTCGGGACGGAAACTGCAACCAGGACAGACCATTCCGTTGGCCCGCACGGCGCCCGCCCTGGACGTGGACGTCCTCATCGGCGGTTTCCGTCCGCTCTTTCGGGCGCTCGACCCCGACCAGGTGAACGCGCTGTCGGGTCAACTGCTGCAGGTGTTCCAGGGGCAGGGCGGCACCATCGCCTCGGTGCTGTCGCAGACGTCGGCACTCACCTCCACGCTGGCCGGGCGCGACCAGTTGATCGGCGAGGTCATCACCAACCTGAACACGGTGCTGGACACCTTCGCCCGGCGCGACGGCGAGTTCGCCGAGGGGCTGGACCAGCTCAGCAGCCTCGTCCAGGGGCTCTCGGACCGCAAGTCGGACATCGCCACCGGGACCGCCTACATCGACGCGGCCGCGGGATCGGTGGCCGACCTACTCGCCGACGCCCGGGAACCCATCAAGGAGGCGGTCACCCAGACCGACCGGTTCGCCGGCCAGATCGAGGCCGACCACCAGTACGTCGACGACCTCGTGCGGACCCTCCCCGACGCCTATCAGGTGCTCGCCCGGCAGGGCCTCTACGGCGACTACTTCGGCTTCTATCTGTGCGACGCCGTGCTCAAGGTCAACGGCAAGGGCGGACAACCCGTGTTCGTCAAGGTGGCGGGCCAACCGACGGGACGGTGCACACCCAAGTGA